The following proteins are encoded in a genomic region of Streptomyces gobiensis:
- a CDS encoding CarD family transcriptional regulator — MTKPIVPRRHLPTSPFSAPSVPPPKLFAVGDRVTHDQYGLGRVVGVEDGIAALVDFGSRQVRVVSPYTKMSKL, encoded by the coding sequence ATGACTAAGCCAATCGTGCCCCGGCGTCACCTGCCGACGAGCCCCTTCAGCGCCCCATCCGTCCCCCCGCCCAAGCTGTTCGCCGTGGGCGACCGGGTGACGCACGACCAGTACGGACTCGGCCGGGTCGTCGGTGTCGAGGACGGGATCGCGGCCCTTGTCGATTTCGGCTCCCGGCAGGTACGTGTCGTGAGCCCATACACCAAGATGTCCAAGCTCTGA
- a CDS encoding VOC family protein: MRVIDFDHLVLNVADIERSLDFYCGPLGLEPVRVDAWRAGKAPFPSVRVGPTTIIDLVQRPQDSPAGSNVDHICLVVEPLDWQRVIDSGLFTVLDGPGERFGARGTGQSLYVSDPDGNTIELRWYPQDA; encoded by the coding sequence ATGCGCGTGATCGACTTCGACCATCTTGTCCTCAACGTCGCCGACATCGAACGTTCTCTGGACTTCTACTGCGGCCCGCTCGGTCTTGAGCCGGTCCGTGTCGACGCGTGGCGCGCGGGCAAGGCGCCCTTTCCTTCGGTGCGCGTGGGCCCGACGACCATCATCGATCTCGTGCAGCGCCCACAGGACTCCCCGGCAGGCTCCAATGTCGACCACATCTGTCTGGTCGTCGAGCCCCTCGACTGGCAGCGGGTCATCGACTCCGGCCTCTTCACGGTCCTGGACGGCCCCGGTGAACGCTTCGGCGCCCGGGGCACCGGTCAATCACTCTACGTAAGCGACCCGGACGGCAACACCATCGAGCTGCGCTGGTATCCGCAAGACGCCTGA